From the Polaribacter huanghezhanensis genome, the window ATATACCGAAACCAGTGCTGTAAAAACACCTAACGACATATAGAAGAAAACATCGCTTAATAAAAATTTATCTTCAATATTAATGTGTAATAATACATCGTCCCCCAAAAAGAAAAAAGAAGTTAACACGGCAGTAATGGATGCTAATAATAAAGGAATCATTGATGCCAACGTAAGTTCCAAGCTAAATATTTCTACCGCAAAAACAATTGCTGCAATTGGTGCTTTAAAAATAGACGACATAGCGCCTGCTGCTGCTGCACTAATTAATAAGGTTTTTGTTGTCTGATTTAAATGAAACAAGCGCGCAAAATTAGATCCCAATGCAGCACCTGTAGCAACCGTTGGCCCTTCCAAACCAACTGAACCTCCAAAACCCACCGTAAGTGGTGCTGTAAAAATAGAAGCCCACATTTGATGCCTAGGCATCATTCCTTTTTGCTTAGAAATGGCGTATAAAGTTGATGGAATTCCGTGTCCCACTTTCTTCTTAACCACATATTTAAGAACTAGTACTACTAGAAACATTCCTAAAATTGGAAAAATAAAATAAAAACCGTTGTGTATTTCTTTAATAAACTCGCCCTCTAATAAATACTGAATAAGATGGACTGCATTTTTTAAAATTACTGCGCCCAAACCTGCGAGTAAACCAATAATTGTACTAGCAATATTTATAAATTGTTTGTTAGAGATATTTTGATATCTCCATTTTAAAAATTTTTTAAAAATTTTTTTTGAACTAAAAGGCATTTTATTTACAAGTATTCCAACAATAGGGTTGGTGTTAAATTTGATTGATATTGCAACCTACTGTTGCTTTTTATTTAATTCCTTTAACTAATTATCATCGATAAACGCTGATGCGTTCATCTTTACACATCTCTACCTTAATTGTTTTTTGTTAAAATATCAGTTCCTAAATGGGTATTGTCTTTATTCTTAAACCAAGCGCGATTCTTCGGCATTTTTATTCCATTAATAGTTTCTTCTTTGTTTAGTAAAATATACTCACCATCATTTTTAGACTCGTCATGAAAAAACTGATATACTTCCATCGCATACGTTTTAGGATTGAAATAAAAATACCAAGTGTCTTTTCCAACTTCCTTTTTATAGGTAGCTTTTAAGACCAAATACTTTTTCCCTTTAAACGTTTTCTTGGCTACTTTTTGACGAATTATTGTACCGTCATCTTTTAGTTTCATCGGTAAACCGTACAAAAAAGTATAATAATTCTGATACATTTTTGCTCTTTCAATACTTAATTTATTCTTTTTCAAAATTTCATCAGATGGATTTTCATCACCATTAAAAACAATCTGAACACTGTCTTTCTTTATACGATACTCAGAAGTATTTTTACCGCTTTTTGCTTTTACCGAAAAGAATTGATTTGGAATATCAATTTGTATTTCACTATCTCTATTGGTGTTTTTTGGTGTTTCCATGGTTACCAATAAGGTCCCTTTAAACGTGTTCCAATTTCCGTTTGGGTCGTGGTATTCAATTGCCTTTTCTAATAATTGATTCCCTGTGAGTTCTTGACTGAAAGATTGTATTGAAAATAACAATACAAGAAGAATAAGTGATTTTTTCATAAATTAAAAGTACTAAAAAATCCCGCAAAAGCGGGATTAACATTTATTTCTGAATATCTAATTTGATACTCAATTCTTTTAGTTGATTCGCGTCGATAAAAGCTGGCGCATCAATCATTACATCTCTACCAGAATTGTTTTTTGGGAACGCAATAAAATCACGTATCGTTTCTTGTCCGCCTAAAATAGCAACCAATCGATCCAATCCAAAAGCTAAACCTCCGTGTGGCGGCGCGCCATATTCAAAAGCATCCATTAAAAAACCAAATTGTGCTTTGGCATCTTCTTCAGAAAAACCAAGATGTTTTAACATGGTTGCTTGCATTTGTTTATCATGAATTCTGATAGAACCTCCACCGATTTCATTTCCATTTAACACCAAATCATATGCATTTGCTTTTACAGCTCCAGGATCTGAATCTAACAATTCTAGTTGACCAGGTTTTGGTGATGTAAACGGGTGATGCATTGCATGATAATGTCCTGTTTCTTCGTCCAATTCTAACAATGGAAAATCGATTACCCAAAGTGGCGCAAATACTTTTGGATCTCTCAACCCTAAACGTGTTGCTAATTCCATTCGTAAAGCAGATAATTGTGCTCTTACTTTATTGGTTTCTCCTGATAAAATACAGATTAAATCTCCGGCTTTCGCTTCCGTTTTATCTGCCCATTTTGCCAAGTCTTCTTGATCGTAAAATTTATCTACAGATGATTTGAATGTTCCGTCTTCATTAACTCGACAATAAATCATTCCTAAAGCACCAACTTGTGGGCGACGAACCCAATCAATCAATTTATCTATTTCTTTTCTTGTGTAAGAATTTCCTCCAGGAACAGCGATTCCAACAACCAATTCAGCATCGTTAAACACTTTGAACTCCTTGTGCTGTGTAAAATGGTTTAACTCGCCAAACTCCATTCCAAAACGGATGTCTGGCTTGTCATTTCCATACAAACGCATCGCATCATCATACAACATTCTTGGAAATTTCTCCACTTCAACTCCGTTGATTTCTTTTAGCAAATGACGTGTCAATCCTTCGAAAATAGTTAAAATATCTTCTTGCTCAACAAAGGCCATTTCACAATCAATTTGTGTAAATTCTGGCTGTCTGTCTGCGCGCAAATCTTCGTCTCTAAAACATTTTACAATCTGAAAATATTTGTCCATTCCGCCAACCATTAATAGTTGTTTGAATGTTTGTGGAGATTGTGGCAACGCATAAAACTGCCCTTCATTCATGCGAGAAGGAACCACAAAATCTCTTGCGCCTTCTGGCGTAGATTTTATTAAATACGGCGTTTCTACTTCTATAAATTCTTGATCAGACAAGTATTTACGAACTTCCATCGAAACTTTATGACGGAAAATTAAATTGTTTTTTACCGGATTTCTTCTGATATCTAAATACCGATATTTCATTCTAATATCTTCTCCACCATCCGTTTCATCTTCAATGGTAAAAGGCGGCAGCACAGCTGCATTAAGTATAACAAGATTACTTACTAGAACTTCGATATCACCAGTTTTCATTTTAGGATTCTTAGAACTTCTTTCAATAACAGTTCCTGTAACCTGAATCACAAACTCTCTACCAAGCGTTTTTGCTTGCTCGATAATTGCTTTTGGCGTGCGATCTTCATCAAAAATTAATTGTGTAATTCCGTATCTATCACGTACATCTACCCAAATCATAAATCCTTTATCTCGCGATTTTTGTACCCAACCCGCCAAGGTTACTTCTGTATTGATGTGCGATGCTCTTAACTCACCACAAGAATGACTTCTATACATTTTATTGCTTTAAATAATGCTGCAAATTTAACAAGATAATTTTGGAAGTAAGTCTTTTAATAGAAGAAATAATTTATGTATTTCAATAACAAAATATATGATAACATACTGATATTCAGGTTATTTAAATTTAATTCATTATATTTGAGTTATCTCTTTAAAATAAATGATGTTAAGGTGTATGTAAATATATAACTAACTAAAGTTTTTTATTATGAAAAAATTACTCATTCTAGTATTTGGAATTCTTTCTTATTTTATCTTTTTTGTTACATTTTTGTATGCTATTGGATTTGTAGGAGAGTTGTACGTTCCAAAAACAATTAACAGTGGAGATTCTGGATCAAACGCAATCATTATCAATTTAGTATTGCTTTCTGTTTTTGCATTACAACACAGTATTATGGCAAGACCCGGATTTAAAAAATGGTGGAATACTGTTTTTGGAGCAGCAATGGAAAGAAGTATTTATGTGTTATTTTCTAGTTTAGCATTGATCTTAATTTATTGGAAATGGCAACCGATGACAGCTATTGTTTGGAATGTAGAAGGAGAAACATATGCAATAATTATTCAAGTAATCTTTTGGATTGGGTGGGGGATTGTATTAACTTCTACTTTCTTAATTAGCCACTTTCACTTATTTGGGTTACAACAAGTATTTGAAAATTTTAAAAATAAAACCTTAAACGATCCTGAATTTAAAATGAATCTTTTTTACAGATTGGTGCGTCATCCAATAATGTTAGGATTTATGATTGCGTTTTGGGCGAAAGCGGAAATGACGCAAGGACAGCTATTATTTGCAGCAGTAACAACAATATATATGTTCGTTGCTGTAAAATTTTTAGAAGAAAAAGATTTATTAAAAATGCACGGAGAAGATTATAAAAAATATCAAAAATCAACTTCTATGATTATTCCGTTCTTTAAATTCAACAAAAAATAAAATCTAACAACTATTTAAATAAAAGCCGCTTAAAGCGGCTTTTATTTTGTCTGTCAAACTCCAAAAATCTTTGTAAGTTTGTACTTATGAGCGCAATAAACATACAAGAGAAATTCAACTTATTTTCTGACCATTGGTCGCCAAAAAAAATTGGCGAATTAAACAATCAACAAATCTTATTAGCAAAGTTAAAAGGCGAATTTGTGTTTCACAAACACGATGATGAAGATGAGTTGTTTATGGTCATAAAAGGTTCTTTAGATATTGAATTACGAGACAAAACGGTCACCTTAAACGAAGGTGAATTTTATATTGTTCCGAAAGGAGTGGAGCACAAACCCATTGCAAAAGAAGAAGTTCATGTTTTGTTGTTTGAGCCTTTAAGCACCAAACATACTGGCGATGTAATTGCAGATATCACCTTAGAAAGGTATGAATCTATTTAAAATAGTTTTGAATGTTGAGTTATGAATTTTAAGTTCACTAAAAACTAAGGTTAATGAGTAAACTATATTTAGTTCCAACGCCAATTGGCAATTTAGAAGACATGACTTTTAGAGCAATCAGGGTTTTAAAAGAAGTCGATTTTATTTTAGCAGAAGACACACGAACAAGCGGAAAATTGTTAAAACATTTTGAGATTGGCACGCAAATGCACAGTCATCATATGCATAACGAACACAAATCGATTGAAGGAATTTTAAACAGAATTAGAAACGGAGAAACGTGTGCTTTAATTTCTGACGCTGGAACTCCAGCAATTTCTGATCCTGGATTTTTGTTGACAAGAGCCTGTGTAGAACATAATATTAAAGTGGATTGTTTGCCTGGCGCAACCGCTTTTGTTCCGGCTTTGGTAAACTCTGGCTTGCCAAATGATAAGTTTGTTTTTGAAGGATTTTTACCCGTAAAAAAAGGGAGACAAACGCGTTTGTTATTACTAGCAGAAGAAACGAGAACGATGCTATTTTATGAATCTCCACATAAATTAGTAAAAACATTAGGCCATTTTGTGGAATATTTTGGAGCTAATAGACAAGTTTCTGTTTCTAGAGAATTAACCAAACTATTTGAAGAAACCATAAGAGGAACTGCAACCGAAGTATTAACACATTACACAAACAAACCACCAAAAGGAGAAATTGTGATTGTGGTTGAAGGAAGAAGATAAAATCTTCACTTATTTAAAAAATTACTAAATGCAAAACCTCCTCTCAGAAATAAAAAAATGCACACTTTGCGAACCTCATTTAGAGTTGGGCGCAAATCCTGTAGTTTCTGCGCATCAAAATTCTAAAATTGTAATTATCGGGCAAGCACCCGGAATTAAAGTGCACAATTCTGGTATTCCGTGGGACGATGCAAGCGGAAAACAATTGCGAAAATGGCTCAATGTTTCTGATGAAGATTTTTACGATGTAGAAAAATTCGCCATTATCCCAATGGGATTTTGTTATCCCGGAAAAGGAACTTCTGGTGATAAACCG encodes:
- a CDS encoding DUF6503 family protein; the protein is MKKSLILLVLLFSIQSFSQELTGNQLLEKAIEYHDPNGNWNTFKGTLLVTMETPKNTNRDSEIQIDIPNQFFSVKAKSGKNTSEYRIKKDSVQIVFNGDENPSDEILKKNKLSIERAKMYQNYYTFLYGLPMKLKDDGTIIRQKVAKKTFKGKKYLVLKATYKKEVGKDTWYFYFNPKTYAMEVYQFFHDESKNDGEYILLNKEETINGIKMPKNRAWFKNKDNTHLGTDILTKNN
- the aspS gene encoding aspartate--tRNA ligase, with translation MYRSHSCGELRASHINTEVTLAGWVQKSRDKGFMIWVDVRDRYGITQLIFDEDRTPKAIIEQAKTLGREFVIQVTGTVIERSSKNPKMKTGDIEVLVSNLVILNAAVLPPFTIEDETDGGEDIRMKYRYLDIRRNPVKNNLIFRHKVSMEVRKYLSDQEFIEVETPYLIKSTPEGARDFVVPSRMNEGQFYALPQSPQTFKQLLMVGGMDKYFQIVKCFRDEDLRADRQPEFTQIDCEMAFVEQEDILTIFEGLTRHLLKEINGVEVEKFPRMLYDDAMRLYGNDKPDIRFGMEFGELNHFTQHKEFKVFNDAELVVGIAVPGGNSYTRKEIDKLIDWVRRPQVGALGMIYCRVNEDGTFKSSVDKFYDQEDLAKWADKTEAKAGDLICILSGETNKVRAQLSALRMELATRLGLRDPKVFAPLWVIDFPLLELDEETGHYHAMHHPFTSPKPGQLELLDSDPGAVKANAYDLVLNGNEIGGGSIRIHDKQMQATMLKHLGFSEEDAKAQFGFLMDAFEYGAPPHGGLAFGLDRLVAILGGQETIRDFIAFPKNNSGRDVMIDAPAFIDANQLKELSIKLDIQK
- the mddA gene encoding methanethiol S-methyltransferase, producing the protein MKKLLILVFGILSYFIFFVTFLYAIGFVGELYVPKTINSGDSGSNAIIINLVLLSVFALQHSIMARPGFKKWWNTVFGAAMERSIYVLFSSLALILIYWKWQPMTAIVWNVEGETYAIIIQVIFWIGWGIVLTSTFLISHFHLFGLQQVFENFKNKTLNDPEFKMNLFYRLVRHPIMLGFMIAFWAKAEMTQGQLLFAAVTTIYMFVAVKFLEEKDLLKMHGEDYKKYQKSTSMIIPFFKFNKK
- a CDS encoding cupin domain-containing protein; this encodes MSAINIQEKFNLFSDHWSPKKIGELNNQQILLAKLKGEFVFHKHDDEDELFMVIKGSLDIELRDKTVTLNEGEFYIVPKGVEHKPIAKEEVHVLLFEPLSTKHTGDVIADITLERYESI
- the rsmI gene encoding 16S rRNA (cytidine(1402)-2'-O)-methyltransferase, which encodes MSKLYLVPTPIGNLEDMTFRAIRVLKEVDFILAEDTRTSGKLLKHFEIGTQMHSHHMHNEHKSIEGILNRIRNGETCALISDAGTPAISDPGFLLTRACVEHNIKVDCLPGATAFVPALVNSGLPNDKFVFEGFLPVKKGRQTRLLLLAEETRTMLFYESPHKLVKTLGHFVEYFGANRQVSVSRELTKLFEETIRGTATEVLTHYTNKPPKGEIVIVVEGRR
- a CDS encoding uracil-DNA glycosylase family protein, yielding MQNLLSEIKKCTLCEPHLELGANPVVSAHQNSKIVIIGQAPGIKVHNSGIPWDDASGKQLRKWLNVSDEDFYDVEKFAIIPMGFCYPGKGTSGDKPPRKECAPLWHKQLFDNMPHVELVILIGMYAQKYYLKDKAKRTLTETVEFYPAYLPAFFVLPHPSPRNRFWLTKNPWFEKEVLPTLKETISKIIS